The region GTGCTCTTTGGAGTTGCCCACCCGGTGCACTTCGATCACTTCCAGGGCGGCTCCTTCGTCGCCCTGCCTCACGGCTCCATTGGCGCACGGAGCCCCTGTTGCCTTGTTCTCCATGCCCTGCCTCCAGTCTTTGCTACCCGGCTCACCATTTACGCTCTTTCTTGGCTGCGGGGCTGGCGACGCCCCAAGGCGGTTGTTGGCtaccttcttctcctccttcttgacTGTCTTGCGGATGCGGAATCGCGCGGCTCGGAAGATGCGCCCGTAGAGAACCAGCATGAGCAGCAGCGGGATGTAGAAAGCGCCAAAGGTGGAGTAAATAGTGTAGCCATGGTCCTTGCTGATGGTGCACGCGTCGGGGTCCGAGCGGTCTTCCGGGGTACGCCAGCCCAGCATGGGCGGGATGGAGATGAGGAAGCCAATGAGCCAGGTTAGCGAGATGAGTGCAGCTGCGCGCCGGGGCGTCCTCTTGTTCACGTAGTCGATGGGGTCTGTGATGGCCCAGTACCTGTCCAGCGCGATAGCGCACAGGTGCAGGATGGACGAGGTGCAGCACAGCACGTCGAGGGCGATGAACAGGTCACAGGTGACCTGTCCCAGAGTCCACTTGTTGAGCACCTGGTACAACGCGGCCATGGGCAGCACCAGCACCGACACCATGAGGTCTGTGACGGCCAACGAGCCTATAAGATAGTTCGCCACGTTCTGCAGGGAGCGCTCCAAGGCTATGGCGGCCACCACGCACGCATTGCCCAGCACCGCGCAGAAGATGAGCGTGCCCAGCAGCAGAGAGGTGATCACTTGGTAGCTGAAGGTCACGTCGGAGATGCCAGTAGCGTTGGCGCGTGTCCCGAAGGGACCCTGGGACGACGTAGTGTTGTTGCCCTGTAAGGGGCTGAGCACATCCATGCCTGCGCGCccggcaggggaggggaggggagaaagagctGCGCCAGGATACCCCTCGCCCCTCCCCCTGGGGTCTTCCGCCCCTCTTTCCTGGGGAATTTCAACGGGGGAGGGGATGCAGGGACTCAAGCAGGAAGTTCTTACTGCTCAGGCGAAGGCATCTCCGAGGAGCAGCTAGCTTCTAGGCGCTCCCTGGGCTCTCGTAGTCCAGCGCGCTCAGAGACTCCAGCTGGGAAACGAATTGGCTGGAGAAGAGCTCCGGGATCTCCGGGCGGCGGAAAGGTGGCTGGAACGTTTGTCTCTCgctgtccattttattttgcCACTGCCTAACTGGCTGCCAGGCCCGGAGTCTCCCCACCAGAAAAGAATCTCCAATCTTAGAAGTATCTGGAATAGAGAAACACCATCCTCCACAGTCACTCTGTAACCCTCCTCTCcttgcttctctccctccctctctcccactccctcctctACTCTCTTCTCATTCCCTTAagccccctctctctttccctttctcccacTAGTTTTCCCCTTcagtctccctctcccttctcacTTCCCTTTATCTCCCCCGTGTTGCTCCGACAGCCAGTCTACCTCTCTCCTACGctaaccctcccccctcccctcccgacACTTCCCCAACCCTGAGTGCCTCTTTCCCCTGGTTCCCCGCCCTCCTCTCCCTCTAGCTCAGCCTCTTTGCGTTCAAATCCCTTTTTGTCGATCGAGACTCAGAACTAGCTTACACGCACCCGATCCGCCGGTCAGACTAACATTACAACAAATAACTCCGCCTCCCACCCGGCCAAACTCGAGGGAGAACAAATCTAACCACGTTAATTGCTTCATATTTCTGTCAAATTCTTAAGTAGAGTCAGCATCACAGAGTGGCAATAGGAAATGAGAAAAGGAGACACACGGAGCCTGAGTGGGGAGATGGACAGTCCTGGGTCAGTCTGTAAATTATTACTAATtcatggaaagaaaagggaatgtgtcttagctttttaaaaatcacccccGTTTATCATCGCACAGTCCAGCCTGTCTCCTTTGGGGAGGATATTGCCTCTGCCTTTTTTTAACCTTGAGGAATTGGGGGAGAAAGTAATTATAAAGAACCGGTCAAAGGACAGGTAAACAGCTGCATCtcaaagtgaagaaaataatCAATTCGGTATgcattctacacacacacacacacacacacacacacacacacctgcctttCCATCTCCATTGCGTTTTAAATTTCAGTGAACATTGCCATTTCCCACAGCTCCGCAGCAAGTAAATTTAGGGAAGggaatttttttgtctttgtgttaTAAATGAGGCCGGGCATTTTTATGGCCTTTTGCTTTTCTAACCAGAGTTTGCAGGCCTCTAGGGAGAACTTGGTGGAATCCCTGGTCGCTGGCAGCAGAGTTTCTCGTGGTCTCCGAAACTGGGTTCAGCACCTGGGACAGCTCTAGGCAATGAGGGCTATGTCGCCACCTTCCGGCAAATGCTTTAGAGCGCCATCTATAAACCCTTGTCTTGCAGAAAATAAGCAGGTATTGAAGAAATCCCACAACTTCAAGAAAGAAAACGACTGTTATCAAAAGAAAAGTAActttgagttttatattttttctcctcttttcttcaaaaatttcttTTACTGTCATCTTTTGCTCTTTATCCTCTATATCAAGTctatattttctagctctttaTGAAAGCCTGCAGCATTTGTCATTCAAAAGTTCTATctagaaatacaattttaatagACCTAGGCAAACATCTTCACTTGTGTTGCTTTTGTGCTAACAAAGGCTGAACTTTGGAACTCATACATTTTCACACATTCACCAATGGGGGATAAAACAAT is a window of Globicephala melas chromosome 3, mGloMel1.2, whole genome shotgun sequence DNA encoding:
- the HTR1A gene encoding 5-hydroxytryptamine receptor 1A isoform X2 yields the protein MVSVLVLPMAALYQVLNKWTLGQVTCDLFIALDVLCCTSSILHLCAIALDRYWAITDPIDYVNKRTPRRAAALISLTWLIGFLISIPPMLGWRTPEDRSDPDACTISKDHGYTIYSTFGAFYIPLLLMLVLYGRIFRAARFRIRKTVKKEEKKVANNRLGASPAPQPRKSVNGEPGSKDWRQGMENKATGAPCANGAVRQGDEGAALEVIEVHRVGNSKEHLPLPSEAGAVPCVPASFEKKNERNAEAKRKMALARERKTVKTLGIIMGTFILCWLPFFIVALVLPFCESSCHMPTLLGAIINWLGYSNSLLNPVIYAYFNKDFQNAFKKIIKCKFCRR
- the HTR1A gene encoding 5-hydroxytryptamine receptor 1A isoform X1, which encodes MDVLSPLQGNNTTSSQGPFGTRANATGISDVTFSYQVITSLLLGTLIFCAVLGNACVVAAIALERSLQNVANYLIGSLAVTDLMVSVLVLPMAALYQVLNKWTLGQVTCDLFIALDVLCCTSSILHLCAIALDRYWAITDPIDYVNKRTPRRAAALISLTWLIGFLISIPPMLGWRTPEDRSDPDACTISKDHGYTIYSTFGAFYIPLLLMLVLYGRIFRAARFRIRKTVKKEEKKVANNRLGASPAPQPRKSVNGEPGSKDWRQGMENKATGAPCANGAVRQGDEGAALEVIEVHRVGNSKEHLPLPSEAGAVPCVPASFEKKNERNAEAKRKMALARERKTVKTLGIIMGTFILCWLPFFIVALVLPFCESSCHMPTLLGAIINWLGYSNSLLNPVIYAYFNKDFQNAFKKIIKCKFCRR